A window of the Desulfobacula toluolica Tol2 genome harbors these coding sequences:
- a CDS encoding branched-chain amino acid ABC transporter permease, whose translation MSANSWLATGNFHTTYRQEQKTFFTSLDRSVFTLFLLILFFWPLLFPLSNKYMLVVDNILIAIVAVMGLNLVTGFAGLISIGHAAFVGIGAYTIASFCRTIGDSHIIVTHFWPVLILISGFVGAAFGALVGLPALRLKHLYLAIATLSFQMIFQWVINFMTFFNQGQTIFVGRVFWFTGKVGRNDHYLFWYYIILVIVVLLGFGVRNLLKTRYGRSLVAVRDNDRAADAMGINPGLTKVYAFALAGFFAGVAGALHAYLYRGVGFESFTLHESISYLAMAIVGGLGTLNGSFWGPVAIKFLDLQVEHLSEAAGQYLPSSMNLATALKPFSFGLVIVLFLMFEPRGIANWWRIAKSYTKLWPFRY comes from the coding sequence ATGTCAGCAAATTCATGGTTAGCAACGGGTAATTTTCACACAACCTACAGGCAGGAACAAAAAACGTTTTTTACAAGTCTTGACCGTTCCGTGTTTACATTATTCTTGTTAATTCTTTTTTTCTGGCCCCTGTTATTTCCCTTGAGCAACAAATATATGCTTGTGGTGGATAATATTCTCATTGCCATTGTGGCAGTTATGGGATTGAACCTGGTGACAGGGTTTGCAGGTCTTATATCCATCGGCCATGCAGCATTTGTCGGTATCGGGGCGTACACAATTGCATCCTTTTGCAGAACCATTGGAGATTCCCATATCATTGTCACCCATTTCTGGCCCGTGCTGATTCTTATCAGCGGATTTGTGGGTGCCGCGTTCGGTGCCCTTGTCGGGCTGCCGGCCCTGCGGCTGAAGCATCTTTACCTGGCTATTGCCACTCTTTCATTTCAAATGATTTTCCAGTGGGTTATTAATTTTATGACCTTTTTCAACCAGGGCCAGACCATATTTGTGGGCAGGGTATTCTGGTTTACGGGTAAAGTGGGACGAAATGACCATTATCTGTTCTGGTATTATATTATCCTTGTCATAGTGGTTCTGCTGGGATTTGGGGTAAGAAACCTTTTAAAAACCCGCTATGGACGATCCCTTGTAGCGGTCAGGGACAATGACCGTGCCGCAGATGCCATGGGAATCAACCCCGGTCTTACAAAAGTCTATGCATTTGCACTGGCAGGTTTCTTTGCCGGTGTTGCAGGTGCCCTGCATGCATATCTTTACCGGGGTGTCGGGTTTGAATCCTTTACCCTGCATGAATCCATTTCTTATCTTGCCATGGCCATTGTCGGGGGCCTTGGAACTTTAAACGGATCATTCTGGGGACCTGTGGCCATTAAATTTCTGGACCTGCAGGTGGAGCATCTTTCAGAGGCTGCCGGACAATACCTGCCATCCAGCATGAATCTTGCAACAGCTTTGAAACCTTTTAGCTTCGGCCTTGTTATTGTTTTGTTCCTGATGTTTGAACCCAGGGGAATTGCAAACTGGTGGAGAATCGCCAAATCATACACAAAGCTGTGGCCATTCCGTTATTGA
- a CDS encoding ABC transporter substrate-binding protein, translating into MKIQKLFFLNALLVIVVMFAFTAPANAGGKVYKLGLSLAITGPTSDAGNPYAKGVEDYFKFVNETNILGDDKIDCTIRDDQYKTDITKRNFEEYLDDGIVMYLNYSTGSTLGLKRDFEEERIAVLPASYHAGNLDDSNYIFLPVASYSEQLVALSEYVAQNHTDGKAKVAMFIHPSAFGRGPVDDAKKAVAAGLNLEIVEVVEHGKDLDNSAMLKRLMSKDVQYVLCHTVQSPVATMLKDSSRLGLTAKTYGEQGKLTFLGVHYTGGNDLIALAGDACEGYFWTCSFNLTSEKGEGTTKQLALAQLYGRDDKAANSHNYAAGIMVAQVATETIKRVKAKGKKITKETLYNELNSMNGANAYNPYTTMGPVTYSKTDRAGVDMLQIYSVQNGVFKKIGEPMQSKFMKKIK; encoded by the coding sequence ATGAAAATCCAAAAACTATTTTTTTTGAACGCTTTACTGGTTATTGTCGTTATGTTTGCATTTACCGCACCTGCAAATGCCGGAGGAAAGGTTTACAAACTGGGACTGTCGCTGGCCATCACAGGCCCGACATCTGATGCTGGAAATCCTTATGCAAAAGGGGTTGAGGATTATTTTAAATTTGTGAATGAAACAAACATACTCGGTGACGATAAAATTGACTGCACCATCAGGGATGACCAGTATAAAACCGATATCACCAAAAGAAATTTTGAAGAGTATCTTGATGACGGTATAGTCATGTATCTGAACTATTCCACCGGCAGCACCCTGGGGCTGAAAAGGGATTTTGAAGAAGAACGGATTGCGGTTCTTCCCGCCTCCTACCATGCGGGAAACCTGGATGATTCCAACTATATCTTTCTGCCTGTAGCCTCCTATTCGGAACAATTGGTTGCCCTTTCCGAGTATGTGGCACAAAACCACACTGACGGCAAAGCCAAAGTTGCCATGTTTATCCATCCATCCGCCTTTGGACGCGGACCGGTGGATGATGCAAAAAAAGCGGTTGCCGCAGGCCTTAACCTGGAAATTGTTGAAGTGGTTGAACACGGCAAAGACCTTGACAACTCTGCCATGTTAAAACGGCTGATGAGCAAGGACGTTCAATATGTTTTGTGCCATACGGTTCAATCCCCTGTTGCAACAATGCTCAAAGATTCATCCCGCCTGGGACTGACGGCCAAAACCTATGGTGAACAAGGAAAACTCACCTTCCTGGGCGTTCATTACACCGGTGGAAACGATCTGATTGCACTGGCCGGGGATGCCTGCGAAGGATACTTCTGGACCTGCTCTTTTAACCTGACATCTGAAAAAGGTGAAGGAACAACAAAACAGCTGGCCCTTGCCCAATTGTATGGACGTGACGACAAGGCTGCCAATTCCCATAATTATGCTGCCGGCATAATGGTAGCACAGGTTGCAACCGAGACCATCAAAAGAGTCAAGGCAAAGGGGAAAAAAATAACCAAAGAAACTTTATACAACGAACTCAATTCAATGAATGGTGCAAATGCATATAATCCCTATACAACCATGGGACCTGTGACCTATTCAAAAACAGACCGTGCAGGTGTTGACATGCTCCAGATTTACAGTGTCCAGAATGGTGTGTTCAAAAAGATAGGAGAACCAATGCAGTCAAAATTCATGAAAAAAATAAAATAA
- a CDS encoding branched-chain amino acid ABC transporter permease, which produces MSYFFQILVSGIVVGSIYALAALGLVLVYKSSRVANFAHGQIIAAGAFITYYLTVGLGIPIFFSFLVGMIITFFLAMSVERIFLRRLIGEPIISVIMVTIGLASIIDGLIFITPFGTENFSFPQFLPQTPLTFGGVSISWTQLVGVIITCLLIGAFSWFFKKSTVGISMRAVSDDQFGAMSVGISVPKVFGLAWATAGLSAAAAGCIIGNITGLNFETLQAFGIIVFPVVILGGLDSILGAVVAGIIMGLIQQFASGYLDGNFGLNGTGDVMPYIILLIILLFKPHGLFGIHEIERV; this is translated from the coding sequence ATGAGTTATTTTTTTCAAATTTTAGTCAGCGGCATTGTGGTCGGCTCTATTTATGCTTTAGCCGCATTGGGACTGGTGCTGGTCTATAAATCCAGCCGTGTGGCAAACTTTGCCCATGGGCAGATTATTGCAGCAGGTGCATTTATCACCTATTACCTTACGGTAGGATTAGGAATACCGATCTTCTTTTCTTTTCTGGTCGGCATGATAATCACATTTTTTCTGGCCATGAGCGTTGAAAGAATTTTTTTACGTCGCCTGATCGGAGAACCCATCATTTCGGTTATCATGGTGACAATTGGGCTGGCCTCTATCATTGACGGTTTGATCTTTATCACCCCTTTTGGCACGGAAAATTTTTCCTTTCCACAATTTTTACCCCAGACCCCTCTGACCTTTGGAGGTGTTTCCATTTCATGGACACAGCTTGTGGGTGTTATCATCACCTGTCTTCTGATCGGGGCATTTTCCTGGTTTTTCAAAAAATCAACTGTAGGCATTTCCATGCGGGCAGTGTCCGACGATCAGTTCGGTGCCATGTCCGTGGGTATCTCCGTGCCAAAGGTCTTCGGACTTGCCTGGGCAACCGCAGGGCTGTCAGCTGCAGCGGCAGGCTGTATTATCGGCAACATAACCGGGTTGAACTTTGAAACGCTCCAGGCATTTGGTATTATTGTGTTTCCCGTGGTCATCCTGGGAGGCCTTGATTCAATTTTAGGCGCGGTTGTGGCAGGAATCATTATGGGATTGATCCAGCAGTTTGCAAGCGGTTACCTGGATGGTAATTTCGGATTGAACGGCACCGGGGATGTCATGCCATATATTATTTTATTAATCATTCTTCTATTTAAACCCCACGGTTTATTTGGAATTCATGAAATTGAGCGAGTGTAG